A part of Myxococcus landrumus genomic DNA contains:
- a CDS encoding NUDIX hydrolase — translation MDSQNTTAPLRALLARHSPEDAKERQDLELMLHHAQTLPSPFSRAQLGAHFTGSAVVVDPEGARVLMVLHGKLHRWLQPGGHSDAVDAGDMEATALREAREETGCRISLHPTAPRPLDVDVHTIPARRDEPEHLHLDVRYLVYAEDPESLAHDPSESSGAQWLTWEEALSRADEAPLRRMLDKARRLVMPRTP, via the coding sequence ATGGATTCCCAGAACACCACCGCGCCCTTGAGAGCACTGCTTGCTCGCCACTCCCCCGAGGATGCCAAGGAGCGCCAGGACCTGGAGTTGATGCTCCACCACGCGCAGACGCTTCCGTCGCCCTTCTCCCGCGCGCAGTTGGGCGCCCACTTCACCGGCAGCGCGGTGGTGGTGGACCCGGAAGGCGCGCGGGTGTTGATGGTGCTGCACGGCAAGCTGCATCGCTGGCTGCAGCCGGGGGGCCACTCGGACGCGGTGGACGCGGGCGACATGGAGGCCACCGCGCTGCGCGAGGCACGCGAGGAGACCGGCTGCCGCATCTCGCTCCACCCCACCGCGCCGCGCCCGCTGGACGTGGACGTCCACACCATTCCCGCCCGGCGCGACGAGCCGGAGCACCTGCACCTGGATGTCCGCTATCTCGTGTACGCGGAAGACCCGGAGTCGCTCGCGCATGACCCTTCCGAGTCCTCTGGCGCGCAATGGCTCACATGGGAGGAGGCGCTCTCACGCGCCGATGAGGCACCCTTGCGCCGGATGCTCGACAAGGCACGGCGACTGGTGATGCCGCGCACACCGTGA
- a CDS encoding sigma-54-dependent transcriptional regulator, translated as MARILVIDDHDTLREGMTVTLTRSGHTVSAVRGGADGLAAYRKAPFDLVVTDLKMDGMDGIAVTQALKALDAAAVVMVVTAFGTIETAVKAMQEGAYDFITKPFTPDVLRAKVDKGLELASTRRRVEKLEARTAAHDADAALSHGSLVGDSEPMLRLLTQAKKAAQSDATVLVRGESGTGKELIARMLHQQSPRRDGPFVVVHCAALAETLLESELFGHERGSFTGAVKRKLGRFELADQGTLFLDEIGEIPHSVQTKLLRVLQEKEIQRVGGEETLKVDVRVVSATHRDLQAEVKAGRFREDLYYRLHIVPLTLPPLRERPEDIPALARHFVAKHAPRVNRRIVGMDEDTLRALARHAWPGNVRELENVVEQALVFAEGEQLTPADLPVHLTGGAPRMDAGLPVPHGDRPLPEILEDLERQLIARAYEKAAGVKTETARLLGIKTSALYYKLEKYGFLPKGTPPEEG; from the coding sequence ATGGCGCGCATTCTCGTCATCGACGACCACGACACCCTCCGCGAGGGGATGACCGTCACCCTCACGCGCTCCGGCCACACCGTGTCCGCGGTCCGTGGCGGCGCGGACGGGCTCGCCGCCTATCGCAAGGCCCCCTTCGACCTGGTCGTCACGGACCTGAAGATGGACGGGATGGACGGCATCGCGGTGACCCAGGCGCTCAAGGCGCTGGATGCCGCCGCCGTCGTCATGGTGGTGACGGCGTTCGGTACCATCGAGACCGCGGTGAAGGCGATGCAGGAGGGCGCCTACGACTTCATCACCAAGCCCTTCACGCCCGACGTGCTGCGCGCCAAGGTGGACAAGGGGCTGGAGCTGGCCAGCACCCGGCGGCGCGTGGAGAAGCTGGAGGCGCGCACGGCCGCGCATGACGCGGACGCGGCGCTCTCCCACGGCAGCCTGGTGGGCGACAGCGAGCCCATGCTCCGGCTCCTCACCCAGGCGAAGAAGGCCGCGCAGAGCGACGCCACGGTGCTGGTGCGCGGCGAGAGCGGCACCGGCAAGGAGCTCATCGCGCGCATGCTGCACCAGCAGTCGCCGCGCCGGGACGGGCCCTTCGTCGTCGTGCACTGCGCGGCGCTCGCGGAGACGCTGCTGGAGAGCGAGCTGTTCGGCCACGAGCGCGGCTCCTTCACCGGCGCGGTGAAGCGCAAGCTGGGCCGCTTCGAGCTGGCCGACCAGGGCACCCTCTTCCTGGACGAAATCGGAGAGATTCCCCACTCGGTGCAGACCAAGCTCCTGCGCGTGCTCCAGGAGAAGGAAATCCAGCGCGTGGGCGGCGAAGAGACGCTCAAGGTGGACGTGCGCGTGGTGAGCGCCACGCACCGCGACTTGCAGGCGGAGGTCAAGGCGGGCCGCTTCCGCGAGGACCTCTACTACCGGCTGCACATCGTCCCGCTCACCCTGCCGCCCCTGCGCGAGCGCCCCGAGGACATCCCCGCCCTCGCCCGGCACTTCGTCGCCAAGCACGCCCCCCGGGTGAACCGGCGCATCGTGGGCATGGACGAGGACACGTTGCGCGCGCTGGCCCGCCACGCCTGGCCCGGCAACGTGCGCGAGCTGGAGAACGTCGTGGAGCAGGCGCTCGTCTTCGCCGAGGGTGAGCAGCTCACGCCCGCGGACCTCCCCGTGCACCTCACCGGCGGCGCGCCGCGCATGGACGCGGGCCTGCCCGTGCCGCATGGCGACCGTCCGCTGCCAGAAATCCTCGAGGACCTCGAGCGCCAGCTCATCGCCCGTGCTTATGAAAAGGCCGCCGGGGTGAAGACGGAGACGGCCCGGTTGCTCGGCATCAAGACGTCGGCGCTGTACTACAAGCTGGAGAAGTACGGCTTCCTCCCCAAGGGCACGCCCCCCGAGGAAGGCTGA
- a CDS encoding tetratricopeptide repeat protein, whose amino-acid sequence MSDARLEQFKKMVADFPDSPMSHFSLGKLYLDRKQYAEAATSLESAVRLDPSYAAAMVALGDALSGAGQSERAREVLTRAREHALSQGHPGLAEEIDERINDLG is encoded by the coding sequence ATGAGCGACGCCCGGCTGGAACAGTTCAAGAAGATGGTGGCCGACTTCCCGGACTCCCCCATGAGCCACTTCTCCCTCGGGAAGCTGTACCTGGACCGCAAGCAGTACGCCGAGGCGGCCACCAGCCTGGAGTCGGCCGTTCGCCTGGACCCGTCCTACGCCGCGGCCATGGTGGCCCTGGGGGACGCGCTCTCCGGCGCCGGCCAGTCGGAGCGGGCTCGGGAGGTGCTCACCCGCGCCCGCGAGCACGCCCTGTCCCAGGGACACCCGGGGCTCGCCGAGGAGATTGACGAGCGCATCAACGACCTGGGCTGA
- a CDS encoding immunity 52 family protein, which produces MISVRSRSSTRQHAEKTILNTIPEHESYPDSYFVGAYWGPRKESPEECARRGVAFLNSLAEHDPLLAHWNRIPKPRGRGRKTPLMPPDVATLTEAFMRGVNREPGGHAIESLGLTVGAYNDGVQEEYASLSMHCGSYAEGASNLCFLTLPSQGPSAERLFTPPVLSGAVRSMARAWDPDWAVAMSRTHRDLDDQGSRGEVWLGWVTYFARARGVVPPLPAPVRIEPVEDKGTLIILTPERFTVTDPAHVALSRRVRELLDRVGLMQRSSH; this is translated from the coding sequence ATGATCTCGGTGCGATCAAGGTCGTCCACACGCCAGCACGCTGAGAAGACTATTTTGAACACCATTCCCGAGCATGAAAGCTATCCAGACTCCTACTTTGTCGGCGCCTACTGGGGCCCGCGTAAGGAGTCGCCCGAGGAGTGCGCCCGGCGCGGGGTGGCCTTCCTCAACAGCTTGGCCGAGCATGACCCTCTCCTGGCCCACTGGAACAGGATTCCCAAGCCGCGCGGTCGTGGGCGGAAGACCCCCCTAATGCCACCTGACGTCGCAACGCTCACCGAAGCGTTCATGCGAGGAGTCAACCGGGAGCCTGGGGGGCACGCTATCGAAAGTCTGGGGCTGACCGTTGGAGCGTACAACGATGGTGTCCAGGAGGAATATGCGTCGTTGTCGATGCACTGCGGCAGCTACGCGGAAGGCGCATCCAATTTGTGCTTCCTTACGCTCCCGAGCCAGGGCCCAAGTGCTGAACGGCTCTTCACTCCGCCTGTGCTGTCTGGAGCAGTAAGAAGCATGGCGCGTGCTTGGGACCCAGATTGGGCTGTGGCCATGTCCCGCACACATCGGGATCTGGACGACCAAGGCAGCCGGGGCGAGGTGTGGCTTGGGTGGGTGACGTACTTCGCTCGTGCGCGAGGTGTGGTGCCACCGCTCCCTGCCCCAGTACGGATCGAGCCTGTGGAAGACAAAGGCACGCTCATCATTCTTACACCCGAGCGATTCACCGTGACGGACCCTGCACATGTGGCGTTGTCTCGGCGCGTGCGAGAGCTGCTGGACCGAGTGGGCCTCATGCAGCGATCTTCGCATTGA
- a CDS encoding double zinc ribbon domain-containing protein: MSCLERVVVLKALLDVLYPPACIACARVLPGPGAFFCEPCDTAVERLPPACCRTCAEPGTFPGATCPRCRASPPPFSRAWAPFAHEGPIARAIHRFKYAV; this comes from the coding sequence GTGTCCTGCCTTGAGCGAGTCGTCGTGCTGAAGGCCCTGCTGGACGTGCTCTATCCCCCCGCGTGCATCGCCTGCGCGCGGGTGTTGCCCGGCCCCGGGGCCTTCTTCTGTGAGCCCTGCGACACGGCGGTGGAGCGCCTGCCCCCCGCCTGCTGCCGCACCTGCGCGGAGCCCGGCACTTTTCCCGGTGCGACCTGCCCGCGCTGCCGCGCCTCGCCGCCACCCTTCTCCCGCGCCTGGGCCCCCTTCGCGCACGAGGGGCCCATCGCCCGCGCCATCCACCGCTTCAAGTATGCGGTGTAA
- the rsfS gene encoding ribosome silencing factor has product MATKKKTTTPRKKSGTRAPAARKKTAGKAPKGKVPARKKTAGRAPAKKKAARLPAAPQQKAGPAENPQAQALARRVGQLLLDKKALDVVILDVRGMTSYADYIVIASGESDRQVSAMAEHVQVQLKQGEEKARALGTEGVETGQWVLLDYGEVVAHLFLADLRAHYDLEGLWADASREKVS; this is encoded by the coding sequence ATGGCAACGAAGAAGAAGACGACGACCCCACGAAAGAAGAGCGGCACCCGGGCTCCTGCGGCCCGGAAGAAGACGGCGGGCAAGGCGCCCAAGGGCAAGGTTCCCGCGCGCAAGAAGACGGCGGGCCGCGCTCCGGCGAAGAAGAAGGCCGCCCGGCTGCCAGCCGCGCCACAGCAGAAGGCAGGCCCCGCGGAGAACCCGCAGGCACAGGCGCTCGCGCGGCGCGTGGGCCAGCTGCTCCTGGACAAGAAGGCGCTGGACGTCGTCATCCTCGACGTGCGGGGCATGACCTCCTACGCGGACTACATCGTCATCGCCTCCGGCGAGAGCGACCGCCAGGTGAGCGCCATGGCCGAGCACGTCCAGGTGCAGCTCAAGCAGGGCGAGGAGAAGGCGCGCGCCCTGGGCACCGAGGGCGTGGAGACGGGCCAGTGGGTGCTGCTCGACTACGGCGAGGTGGTGGCGCACCTGTTCCTCGCGGACCTGCGCGCGCACTATGACCTGGAAGGTCTCTGGGCGGACGCGTCCCGGGAGAAGGTGTCCTGA
- a CDS encoding TenA family transcriptional regulator, with protein MSVPLPLETRSIVDPMSSPGPEVTVPTFTAITPRYAPPPLTPTPHPRWVESLLDATRRDWDEACWPPLFRDTADGLRPPLFHWRRVLSQFFLIVESFPKYMGLSLAKTTYGQSPGDASIRRWLLQNLGVEAKHAEWFIDWVRAIGVAPESLFRLRPLPEVQALHAHLLDTCTHGTLAEGVAASNWAIESITGVWTREVMEPFRSYAEDGVRIDATSMMWLKAHARYDDLHPVEALEIIKLSTDPRGDEPVRVLAATRKSLRLYTAALRACCAEERTRTTLAR; from the coding sequence ATGTCGGTTCCGTTGCCGCTGGAGACAAGGAGCATCGTGGACCCCATGTCGTCTCCCGGCCCGGAAGTGACTGTCCCCACGTTCACCGCAATCACCCCTCGCTACGCCCCTCCACCTCTCACCCCCACTCCGCACCCGCGCTGGGTGGAGTCCCTGCTGGATGCGACACGCAGGGACTGGGACGAGGCCTGCTGGCCTCCCTTGTTTCGCGATACCGCGGACGGATTGCGCCCACCCCTTTTCCACTGGCGGCGCGTGCTGTCGCAGTTCTTCCTCATCGTCGAGTCCTTTCCCAAATACATGGGACTGTCCCTGGCGAAGACGACGTATGGGCAATCACCCGGAGATGCGAGCATCCGGCGCTGGCTGTTGCAGAACCTGGGCGTCGAGGCGAAACATGCCGAGTGGTTCATCGACTGGGTGCGTGCGATTGGCGTGGCGCCGGAGTCGCTCTTCCGCCTGCGTCCGCTGCCAGAGGTCCAGGCGCTCCACGCGCACCTGCTCGACACGTGCACGCACGGCACGCTCGCGGAGGGCGTGGCCGCCTCCAACTGGGCCATCGAGAGCATCACCGGCGTGTGGACCCGCGAGGTGATGGAGCCGTTCCGGTCCTACGCGGAGGATGGGGTTCGCATCGACGCCACCTCCATGATGTGGCTCAAGGCCCACGCGCGCTACGACGACCTGCACCCGGTGGAGGCGCTCGAAATCATCAAGCTCTCCACGGACCCGCGAGGCGATGAGCCGGTGCGGGTGCTGGCCGCCACGCGCAAGTCCCTGCGCCTCTACACCGCCGCCCTCCGCGCGTGCTGCGCCGAAGAACGAACCCGCACAACTTTGGCGCGATAA
- a CDS encoding 23S rRNA (pseudouridine(1915)-N(3))-methyltransferase RlmH, translating to MKVRLLSIGKDRSGLYEPAVQEYARRLGHYTRFELVELTEASGKKLKPGDAKASEAEAILSRRKPQDWVVALDERGSLLDSVELSRYVGKAQTGAKDLLFVIGGDEGLDSSVRDAANLTLSLSKMTLPHRLARVVLVEQLYRAFTILKGEPYHK from the coding sequence CTGAAGGTCCGCCTCCTCTCCATCGGCAAGGACCGCTCCGGCCTCTACGAGCCGGCGGTCCAGGAGTATGCCCGCCGTCTGGGGCACTACACCCGGTTCGAGCTGGTGGAGCTGACCGAGGCGAGCGGCAAGAAGCTCAAGCCCGGCGACGCCAAGGCCTCCGAGGCGGAGGCCATCCTCTCGCGGCGCAAGCCGCAGGACTGGGTGGTGGCGCTGGACGAGCGAGGCTCGCTGCTCGACTCGGTGGAGCTGAGCCGCTACGTGGGCAAGGCCCAGACGGGCGCCAAGGACCTGCTGTTCGTCATTGGCGGTGACGAGGGCCTGGACTCAAGCGTGCGCGACGCGGCGAACCTCACGCTGTCGCTGTCGAAGATGACGCTGCCCCACCGGCTGGCACGCGTGGTGCTCGTGGAGCAGCTCTACCGCGCCTTCACGATTCTCAAGGGCGAGCCGTACCACAAGTAG
- a CDS encoding RNA ligase RtcB family protein translates to MSTPDTTPTSTPSAPVRIIASPQSWIEGEAVRQLEAVARLPGMRLAVGLPDLHPGKGAPVGAAFTSEGILYPYLVGSDIGCGMGLWDVGMLARKAKAERWAAKLDVEGAWNGDVEGFLVEEGVKPAGFEASLGTVGGGNHFAELQRVEAVHDAEAFASLGLGEDRLLLLVHSGSRGLGEAILRAHVDRHAAGGLAADSDEASAYLTRHDHAVAWARANRALVARRMLDGIGAPGRRVLDVCHNSVTARRDAQGTRWLHRKGAAPADEGPVVIPGSRGALSYLVAPLGDGTGNAFSLAHGAGRKWTRTAARERIKERFTAESLTRTSFKSHVVCENKDLLFEEAPPAYKPIDRVVTDLVEAGLVRVVATLAPVLTYKTRSHEE, encoded by the coding sequence ATGAGCACCCCCGACACGACCCCCACCTCGACCCCTTCCGCGCCCGTGCGCATCATCGCCTCGCCCCAGTCGTGGATTGAGGGAGAGGCGGTGCGGCAGCTCGAGGCCGTGGCGCGCCTTCCCGGCATGCGGCTGGCGGTGGGACTCCCCGACCTGCATCCCGGCAAGGGCGCTCCCGTCGGAGCCGCCTTCACGTCGGAGGGAATCCTCTATCCCTATCTGGTGGGCAGCGACATCGGCTGCGGGATGGGGTTGTGGGACGTCGGAATGCTCGCGCGCAAGGCCAAGGCGGAACGGTGGGCGGCGAAGCTGGATGTGGAGGGAGCCTGGAACGGAGACGTGGAAGGCTTCCTGGTGGAGGAAGGCGTGAAGCCCGCCGGCTTCGAGGCATCACTCGGCACGGTGGGCGGTGGCAACCACTTCGCGGAGCTCCAACGGGTGGAGGCCGTGCACGACGCGGAGGCCTTCGCATCGCTCGGCCTGGGCGAGGACCGGTTGCTGCTCCTGGTGCACTCGGGCTCGCGCGGACTGGGCGAGGCGATTCTTCGAGCCCACGTGGACCGTCACGCGGCGGGTGGGCTGGCGGCGGACTCGGACGAGGCCTCCGCCTACCTGACACGGCATGACCACGCGGTGGCGTGGGCCCGGGCCAACCGGGCGCTGGTGGCGCGGCGCATGTTGGATGGCATCGGCGCTCCGGGCCGTCGGGTGTTGGATGTCTGCCACAACAGCGTCACCGCGCGGCGGGACGCTCAAGGCACGCGGTGGCTGCACCGCAAGGGCGCGGCGCCGGCGGATGAAGGGCCCGTGGTGATTCCGGGCAGTCGTGGCGCACTGAGCTATCTGGTGGCACCGCTGGGAGATGGGACGGGCAACGCGTTCAGCCTCGCGCACGGCGCGGGACGCAAGTGGACGCGAACCGCCGCCCGGGAGCGCATCAAGGAGCGCTTCACCGCGGAGTCCCTCACGCGCACCAGCTTCAAGAGCCACGTCGTCTGCGAGAACAAGGACCTGCTCTTCGAGGAAGCGCCGCCTGCGTACAAGCCCATAGACCGCGTGGTGACGGACCTGGTGGAAGCGGGGCTGGTGAGAGTGGTGGCCACCCTGGCGCCGGTGCTGACGTACAAGACGCGCTCCCACGAGGAGTAG
- the gpmI gene encoding 2,3-bisphosphoglycerate-independent phosphoglycerate mutase has product MTPAHKVLLCILDGWGIRHEREANAILLAGTPHLDKLTSPYPFTELATSGLAVGLPEGQMGNSEVGHTNIGAGRIVYQDLVRINRAVESGELAQNPVLRAAMDGVKADGKALHLLGLVSPGGVHSSMEHLFALLRAARERGVAHVYVHAFLDGRDTPPQSALGYVEQLERFLHETQAGRIATVSGRYYAMDRDKRWDRVQLAYEALVHGQGPKAPDALSAIRASYAEKVTDEFVKPTLIANGDGTPVGRIQDGDTVVFFNFRADRARELTQALAYPSFKEFDRGGLRLGRYVCMTQYDETFDLPVAFGPDQPQDIFPELLSRQGLRQFRTAETEKYAHVTFFFNGGREVVYPGEDRFLVPSPRDVKTYDLKPEMSAREVTAELVKRLDSGTYDFALANFANPDMVGHSGRLDAAMQAVRVVDECLGVLGKACERNGWVMAISADHGNCEQMLDPVTGEPHTAHTLNPVPFYLIHPAFRGQKLRPGILADIAPTLCKVMGLPQSKEMNRMGVLP; this is encoded by the coding sequence ATGACTCCCGCACACAAGGTCCTGCTCTGCATCCTGGACGGCTGGGGCATCCGCCACGAGCGCGAGGCGAATGCCATCCTCCTGGCCGGAACGCCGCACCTCGACAAGCTCACCAGCCCCTATCCGTTCACCGAGCTGGCGACCTCGGGCCTGGCCGTGGGCCTGCCCGAGGGGCAGATGGGCAACTCGGAGGTGGGCCACACCAACATCGGCGCGGGCCGCATCGTCTACCAGGACCTGGTGCGCATCAATCGCGCGGTGGAGTCCGGGGAGCTGGCGCAGAACCCGGTGCTGCGCGCGGCGATGGACGGCGTGAAGGCGGATGGCAAGGCGCTGCACCTGTTGGGGCTCGTGTCGCCCGGCGGCGTGCACTCGTCGATGGAGCACCTGTTCGCCCTGCTGCGGGCCGCGCGTGAGAGAGGCGTCGCGCACGTCTACGTGCACGCGTTCCTGGACGGCCGCGACACGCCGCCCCAGAGCGCGCTGGGCTACGTGGAGCAGTTGGAGCGATTCCTCCACGAGACGCAGGCGGGCCGCATCGCCACGGTGAGCGGGCGCTACTACGCCATGGACCGCGACAAGCGGTGGGACCGGGTGCAGCTCGCCTATGAGGCGCTGGTCCACGGCCAGGGCCCCAAGGCGCCGGACGCGCTGAGCGCCATCCGCGCGTCGTACGCGGAGAAGGTCACCGACGAGTTCGTGAAGCCCACCCTCATCGCCAACGGCGACGGCACGCCCGTGGGCCGCATCCAGGACGGCGACACGGTGGTGTTCTTCAACTTCCGGGCGGACCGCGCGCGGGAGCTGACCCAGGCGCTGGCGTACCCGAGCTTCAAGGAGTTCGACCGCGGCGGGCTGCGGCTGGGGCGCTACGTCTGCATGACCCAGTACGACGAGACGTTCGACCTGCCCGTGGCGTTCGGTCCGGACCAGCCGCAGGACATCTTCCCGGAGCTGCTGTCGCGCCAGGGGCTGCGCCAGTTCCGCACCGCGGAGACGGAGAAGTACGCGCACGTGACGTTCTTCTTCAACGGCGGACGCGAGGTCGTCTACCCGGGCGAGGACCGCTTCCTGGTGCCCAGCCCGCGCGACGTGAAGACGTACGACTTGAAGCCGGAGATGTCCGCGCGCGAGGTGACGGCGGAGCTGGTGAAGCGGCTGGACTCGGGCACGTATGACTTCGCGCTGGCCAACTTCGCCAACCCGGACATGGTGGGCCACAGCGGAAGGCTCGACGCGGCCATGCAGGCGGTGCGCGTGGTGGACGAGTGCCTGGGGGTGCTCGGCAAGGCGTGTGAGCGCAATGGCTGGGTGATGGCCATCTCCGCGGACCACGGCAACTGCGAGCAGATGTTGGACCCCGTCACGGGTGAGCCGCACACGGCGCACACCCTCAACCCGGTGCCCTTCTACCTCATCCACCCGGCCTTCCGAGGGCAGAAGCTGCGCCCCGGCATCCTCGCGGACATCGCCCCCACCCTGTGCAAGGTGATGGGCCTGCCCCAGTCCAAGGAGATGAACCGGATGGGTGTCCTGCCTTGA
- a CDS encoding TetR family transcriptional regulator → MIPRPLVLALCLLLSVPALGASGVEAARARAQVARTEARALRTQQQGLRDELQSVSARIQTLKTERQGSLTAGTELETALRRSQELSGSLTQLAQAVATAEGESERAHVALHQALSEELARLRGAWDGTADRAERAKLLDAMRTTRVERDAVRSALPASQVPMLDKATPGGDDPEDLLAQADALRDTEDKVRERLKLLRAHITEVREEKDLDRRMNDFLGEESMFDEQDRRLRVRLNSDRGIQVDPSNRDGSPFLSEGTAGRPPPGSGNPGTWEPSTDDPSFPTPDRTTARASDRCPQVEAVRAQMLAAGGPASLSQMEDEAARLEALVRELDRRASDMEHRAQELAAP, encoded by the coding sequence ATGATTCCCCGCCCCCTCGTGCTGGCGTTGTGCCTGCTGCTGAGCGTGCCCGCCCTGGGCGCGTCCGGTGTGGAGGCGGCGCGCGCGCGGGCCCAGGTGGCGAGGACAGAGGCCCGAGCGTTGAGGACCCAGCAACAGGGCCTGCGCGATGAGCTCCAGTCGGTGTCCGCCCGCATCCAGACCCTGAAGACCGAGCGCCAGGGGAGCCTGACGGCGGGCACGGAGCTGGAGACGGCGCTGCGGCGCTCGCAGGAGCTGAGCGGCTCGCTGACGCAGTTGGCGCAAGCGGTGGCCACGGCGGAGGGTGAGTCGGAGCGCGCGCACGTGGCGCTGCATCAGGCGCTGTCGGAGGAGCTGGCGAGGCTGCGAGGCGCGTGGGATGGCACGGCCGACCGGGCCGAGCGCGCGAAGCTCCTGGACGCGATGCGCACGACCCGCGTGGAGCGGGACGCGGTGCGCTCGGCGCTGCCGGCCTCGCAGGTGCCCATGCTGGACAAGGCGACGCCCGGCGGGGATGACCCGGAGGATCTGCTGGCGCAGGCGGACGCGCTGCGCGACACCGAGGACAAGGTGCGCGAGCGGCTCAAGCTCCTGCGCGCCCACATCACCGAGGTGCGTGAGGAGAAGGACCTGGACCGCCGGATGAACGACTTCCTCGGCGAGGAGTCGATGTTCGACGAGCAGGACCGACGGCTGCGCGTGCGCCTGAACTCGGACCGGGGCATCCAGGTGGACCCCTCGAACCGGGATGGCAGCCCGTTCCTCTCGGAAGGGACAGCGGGCAGGCCGCCGCCAGGGAGCGGCAACCCTGGCACCTGGGAGCCGAGCACGGACGACCCCTCCTTTCCGACACCCGATAGAACCACCGCCCGAGCCTCGGACCGATGTCCCCAGGTGGAGGCCGTGCGCGCGCAGATGCTCGCGGCCGGTGGCCCGGCGAGCCTGTCGCAGATGGAGGACGAGGCAGCCCGGCTCGAGGCCCTGGTCCGCGAGCTGGACCGGCGTGCGAGCGACATGGAGCACCGCGCCCAGGAGCTCGCGGCGCCCTGA